In a genomic window of Sulfurisphaera tokodaii str. 7:
- the ilvC gene encoding ketol-acid reductoisomerase, with amino-acid sequence MAKVYIDKDASLDPIKDKTIAVLGYGSQGRAWALNLRDSGLKVLVGLEREGNSWKVAESDGFNPMHTEDAVKKSDIVIFLVPDMVQRYVYRERVAPYLRDGMDLVFAHGFNIHYKLIEPPKTVDVYMIAPKGPGPIVREYFAKGGGVPALVAVHQNYSGKAFEKALAIAKALGATRAGVIETTFKEETETDLFGEQVDLVGGITQLMRTAFQVLVEAGYQPEIAYYETINEMKMIVDLIYEKGFTGMLKAVSETAKYGGFTAGKYVINEDVKKRMKEVLDRIRSGKFAEEWIEEYNKGAPTLVNGMKEVENSLEEQVGRQIREISLRGKPKS; translated from the coding sequence GTGGCAAAAGTATATATTGATAAAGATGCAAGTTTAGATCCTATAAAGGATAAAACAATAGCTGTACTAGGATATGGAAGTCAAGGAAGAGCTTGGGCGCTTAACCTTAGAGATTCTGGATTAAAGGTACTTGTGGGATTAGAAAGAGAAGGAAATTCATGGAAAGTAGCAGAAAGTGATGGGTTCAACCCAATGCATACAGAAGATGCAGTAAAGAAGTCGGATATAGTAATTTTCTTAGTACCAGATATGGTCCAAAGATATGTGTATAGAGAAAGAGTAGCACCTTATTTAAGGGATGGAATGGATCTTGTATTCGCACATGGATTTAATATCCATTATAAGTTAATAGAACCGCCCAAGACAGTTGATGTTTATATGATAGCACCTAAAGGACCTGGACCAATAGTAAGAGAATATTTTGCAAAGGGAGGAGGAGTACCAGCTCTAGTAGCAGTACACCAAAACTACTCTGGGAAAGCTTTTGAAAAAGCATTGGCTATTGCGAAAGCATTAGGAGCTACGAGGGCTGGAGTTATAGAGACGACATTTAAAGAAGAAACTGAAACTGACCTATTTGGCGAACAAGTTGATTTGGTAGGAGGAATTACACAATTAATGAGGACAGCTTTTCAAGTTTTAGTTGAAGCCGGCTATCAACCGGAAATAGCTTACTATGAGACTATAAACGAAATGAAAATGATAGTAGATTTAATATATGAAAAAGGATTTACAGGAATGTTAAAAGCTGTATCAGAAACAGCTAAATATGGCGGTTTTACTGCAGGAAAATATGTTATAAATGAGGATGTAAAGAAGAGAATGAAAGAAGTATTAGATAGAATAAGGAGCGGAAAATTCGCTGAAGAATGGATTGAAGAATACAATAAAGGAGCACCCACACTTGTTAATGGTATGAAAGAGGTTGAAAACAGCTTGGAAGAACAAGTAGGTAGGCAAATTAGAGAGATTTCGCTCAGAGGAAAGCCTAAATCTTAA
- a CDS encoding ACT domain-containing protein has translation MTQEKVVRVVGYYRDPGFFERVAGAFRKLLMDINWMQARRISDDGLYEIYMGIPYSNNFDIAIQNLSKTVDVEKVEILEDAKVVTYIIRNNGTIIEGEPSQAREYDIVVFKPVFTKVTTISWGVVSGKSIY, from the coding sequence GTGACCCAAGAAAAAGTAGTTAGAGTAGTTGGATATTATAGAGATCCAGGGTTCTTTGAAAGAGTTGCTGGAGCTTTTAGAAAACTATTAATGGATATAAATTGGATGCAAGCTAGGAGGATTTCTGATGATGGTTTATACGAGATTTATATGGGTATTCCTTACAGTAATAATTTCGATATAGCGATTCAAAATTTAAGCAAAACAGTAGATGTAGAGAAAGTAGAAATTCTAGAAGATGCAAAAGTAGTAACATACATTATTAGAAACAATGGTACAATAATTGAAGGAGAGCCCTCACAGGCTAGAGAATATGATATAGTTGTTTTTAAACCAGTTTTTACAAAAGTAACAACAATCAGTTGGGGGGTTGTAAGTGGCAAAAGTATATATTGA